In the genome of Prevotella sp. HUN102, one region contains:
- a CDS encoding ATP-binding protein gives MKAINLNTLTDAYEQLSKDTLIAFLSFYGIELAEKGKNGGLKEGELECMKSFINQFKTVDNLTPLLDNFFVGYKIPQIGKEFDLLRINDDNIVNIELKSKAGEEKILKQLKRNSYYLKFLNKEVSLFTYIQESNTLYMLNDEDNIVSISFDILYKELSKDNTVTEDIDRLFNPGNYLISPFNSTQQFMEEEYFLTEHQEEIKCKILNAVESTKAEFMALTGAAGTGKTLLTYDIAKELMSKDKKVLIVHCAQLNEGQYVLQSEYGWDICMAKNIGYKNLAEFEVIIVDEAQRIYQSQFNDIKVNAEKKKMKCIFSFDEKQYLHNNERARNMSGQILAILTQPIYKLTDKIRTNKEIASFIKPLFDCHEKITHSDNSNINLHYCSTKKDVIALSKYLQEKGWKVPKYTPGTVSIFKYEGYGIANEESAHAVIGQEFDKVVAVMDETFRYDGNGKLTAGNDYYSQRQMLYQILTRARQKLYVIILGNETMLKRCLEILRK, from the coding sequence ATGAAAGCAATAAATCTGAATACTTTAACAGATGCGTATGAGCAACTATCCAAAGACACTCTAATCGCATTTCTAAGTTTTTACGGAATAGAATTGGCAGAGAAAGGTAAAAACGGAGGACTGAAAGAAGGCGAATTGGAGTGTATGAAATCTTTCATAAACCAATTTAAAACAGTGGATAACCTTACACCTTTATTGGATAATTTCTTTGTGGGCTATAAGATTCCACAAATTGGAAAAGAATTTGATTTACTGCGAATAAACGATGACAATATTGTCAATATCGAATTAAAATCCAAGGCAGGCGAGGAAAAAATATTGAAACAACTCAAAAGAAATTCATATTATCTGAAATTCTTAAATAAGGAAGTATCATTGTTTACATACATCCAAGAGTCTAACACACTCTATATGCTGAACGATGAGGATAATATTGTTTCCATAAGTTTTGACATTTTATATAAGGAATTGTCGAAAGACAACACTGTAACAGAGGATATTGACAGACTTTTCAATCCTGGCAACTATCTGATATCTCCATTCAATTCTACACAGCAATTTATGGAAGAGGAATACTTCCTAACAGAGCATCAGGAGGAAATCAAATGCAAGATTTTGAATGCTGTCGAAAGTACTAAGGCAGAGTTTATGGCACTTACAGGAGCAGCAGGAACGGGAAAAACATTGCTGACATACGACATAGCTAAGGAGTTGATGAGTAAAGATAAAAAGGTTCTCATTGTTCATTGTGCACAATTGAATGAAGGGCAATATGTTTTGCAAAGCGAATATGGTTGGGATATTTGTATGGCAAAAAATATTGGATATAAAAACTTGGCAGAATTTGAAGTGATAATAGTAGATGAAGCACAAAGAATATACCAATCGCAATTTAACGATATAAAAGTTAATGCGGAAAAAAAGAAAATGAAGTGTATCTTTTCGTTTGACGAAAAGCAATATTTACATAATAACGAGAGGGCGCGGAATATGTCTGGACAAATTTTGGCGATTTTGACTCAACCAATTTACAAACTGACAGACAAGATAAGAACCAATAAAGAAATCGCTTCTTTTATTAAGCCTTTATTTGATTGTCATGAGAAAATAACCCATTCTGATAATTCAAACATAAATTTGCATTATTGTTCGACCAAGAAAGATGTTATAGCATTGTCAAAATACCTACAAGAAAAAGGTTGGAAAGTACCTAAATATACTCCCGGAACAGTTTCCATATTTAAATATGAAGGGTATGGAATAGCCAATGAAGAAAGTGCACATGCTGTGATAGGTCAGGAATTTGATAAAGTTGTAGCAGTAATGGACGAAACTTTCAGGTACGATGGAAACGGAAAACTAACGGCAGGTAACGACTACTATTCACAACGGCAGATGCTGTATCAGATTTTGACAAGAGCAAGACAAAAATTATATGTCATAATTCTCGGTAACGAAACTATGCTGAAAAGATGCCTTGAGATATTGAGAAAATAA
- a CDS encoding HU family DNA-binding protein, whose product MAFYKKVQMKVNGKWYPKSILVGSAITTEQISKRVAAESTVSPADVRAVLTALGGVMGDYMAQGRSVKLDGIGSFYFTAATNKNGVATEKEVTAALINGVRVRFIPETRFRGGGTRATGGGRRAVRGLTDVDIEWEEWKGKVTSEDSESSTEGGEDLNP is encoded by the coding sequence ATGGCATTCTACAAGAAAGTACAGATGAAAGTGAACGGCAAGTGGTATCCCAAATCCATTCTCGTAGGCTCTGCCATCACGACGGAGCAAATTTCCAAGCGCGTGGCAGCCGAATCGACGGTAAGCCCCGCCGATGTGCGTGCCGTGCTCACAGCATTGGGCGGAGTAATGGGCGACTATATGGCGCAGGGCCGCTCGGTAAAATTAGATGGTATCGGCTCTTTCTACTTCACGGCGGCGACGAACAAGAACGGTGTGGCAACAGAAAAGGAAGTAACCGCTGCGCTCATCAATGGGGTGCGCGTGCGCTTCATTCCCGAAACCCGATTCCGTGGCGGTGGCACAAGAGCCACAGGTGGCGGTCGCCGTGCCGTGCGTGGCCTGACCGACGTGGACATCGAATGGGAGGAATGGAAAGGCAAGGTCACTTCGGAGGATTCCGAATCATCAACGGAGGGTGGAGAAGATCTCAACCCATAA
- a CDS encoding leucine-rich repeat domain-containing protein: MRQTKLLFSLLLAIIMSATGAFAQTVGTIFDYQGCTYKVVKKDLHNTSLNEVQVLKVGGSGKVVIPTKVQTPVGMDLEWYNVVGCVPWESKVDNGVTEVEFSEGFKEINSHSLRFAENLQKIIIPATCGQVGIGCFLNCQKLTEFVVKSGNNKYKTYEGALLSKDGRQLVYVPAGKTGDYTVPSGVEEIMPSAFSNCREMKKITIPTSVSKISENAEYPSFNSSGTHFTVVPGNVKYKDINGLLCSHDGKTLVHVPFKYDQLQTPDEKLTIPNGVKTVAQNAAINCYMKQLDLNETQEIGNSAFNSCSALESVKIGKDVTKIGKGAFTNCPKIKAFDVAEENSHYKSKDGVIFTEDDKVLLIYPSGKEGVYTVPEGTEKIEESAFADVQKLEEITIAKTVKTIGQAAFKTAKVLKKVNFTTPSQLEEIGANAFQNTKLETLTIPATVKKLGDACFADIKTLTEVHIANGSLLESLPPFLFSNAEKLTKVVFDGANNLKTIQSSVFSNCASLKTFTVPKNVERIASGAFKGAQALETVLFEEPSVLTSIGKGAFADCGITHIKLPESIKLIEELAFDHCTKLTEIELPKNLLEVKQGAFNFCESLLKFIVASGNTKYSTLDGMLCDINKEELQVFPAGKADSKYTLVPYFKKVAAYCFYGSNKVTNITFPKTVTEIGTHAIALCNNLKSLSFMGEESVPELKADIMYQSGNLKDVTIYVRKKWYESSDNDATVNTYNSRFKEVHPSFVTEVGYDRGTEFFPTSVSDVGVISFYNERTSVIIEKTAKEPNYTDTRGKTWQEKDYTVSSILDFAYEKTNKAEAIVSLADMSYVGMNSFKGNSIKDVYFVGDTPGSLGSVDFEQPDSYPFKENQNIYVKQSKVQAYKDKWEVAKTIGGTEKHTLNITHKIPQTTNSYGGTVCFPFDVKYPSGQGSNDIKPYVPKDYTHAYDTSNPFVKAYSVDNYYVPAFVGALIRSKEAVTVNSYCEMDEAQAHDKSALTALGYSETDNNRMIGAVEDTPITNETGYQYYAFSKSRGKFVQLKNGATFPYFKAYFRMANSASAPAKGFCIVFDDDSTVTGIDGIIETGKDSDNAPYYNLSGVQVKPTKGVYIHNGKKVIIK; the protein is encoded by the coding sequence ATGAGACAAACAAAACTATTGTTTTCATTGTTGCTGGCAATCATCATGTCGGCAACAGGGGCGTTTGCCCAGACGGTAGGAACAATATTCGACTACCAGGGTTGTACCTATAAGGTTGTCAAGAAAGACTTGCATAATACCTCACTGAATGAGGTGCAAGTGCTGAAAGTAGGGGGTAGCGGCAAGGTGGTTATCCCCACGAAGGTACAAACTCCGGTTGGCATGGACCTGGAATGGTACAATGTGGTGGGCTGTGTGCCTTGGGAATCCAAGGTGGATAACGGTGTTACCGAAGTGGAGTTTTCCGAGGGCTTCAAGGAAATCAACTCACATTCTCTCCGCTTTGCCGAAAACCTGCAAAAGATAATCATTCCTGCAACTTGCGGGCAGGTAGGTATTGGGTGTTTTCTCAACTGTCAGAAACTTACGGAGTTTGTGGTGAAATCGGGAAATAACAAATATAAAACCTATGAGGGAGCACTGCTGTCAAAAGATGGCAGGCAGCTTGTCTATGTTCCTGCAGGCAAGACCGGCGACTACACCGTTCCCAGTGGAGTGGAAGAGATCATGCCGTCGGCATTCTCCAATTGCAGGGAAATGAAAAAGATTACCATTCCGACTTCCGTCAGCAAGATTTCGGAGAATGCCGAGTACCCCTCGTTCAACAGTAGCGGTACTCATTTTACAGTAGTGCCAGGCAATGTAAAATACAAGGATATCAACGGTCTTTTGTGCAGCCATGATGGCAAAACACTCGTACACGTTCCTTTCAAGTACGACCAACTGCAAACTCCTGATGAGAAACTTACCATTCCTAACGGCGTTAAAACTGTGGCGCAGAATGCGGCAATCAACTGCTATATGAAGCAACTTGATTTGAACGAGACACAGGAAATCGGCAATTCGGCTTTTAACTCATGCAGTGCTTTGGAGAGCGTGAAGATTGGCAAAGACGTAACGAAGATTGGCAAGGGTGCATTTACCAACTGCCCTAAAATCAAGGCTTTTGATGTAGCAGAAGAAAATTCTCATTACAAATCAAAAGATGGTGTCATTTTCACAGAGGATGATAAAGTTCTTTTGATTTATCCATCGGGGAAAGAGGGTGTCTATACAGTGCCTGAAGGTACGGAAAAGATTGAAGAGTCTGCTTTCGCAGATGTTCAGAAATTGGAGGAAATCACGATTGCAAAGACCGTGAAGACCATTGGTCAGGCTGCCTTCAAGACTGCCAAGGTTTTGAAAAAGGTCAATTTCACAACTCCCTCGCAACTTGAGGAAATCGGGGCAAATGCTTTCCAAAACACCAAGTTGGAAACATTAACCATACCTGCAACGGTAAAGAAACTTGGGGATGCATGTTTCGCCGACATAAAAACACTCACGGAGGTGCATATTGCCAATGGGAGTCTGTTGGAATCCCTGCCTCCTTTTCTTTTCTCGAATGCAGAAAAACTTACGAAGGTGGTTTTTGACGGGGCAAACAACCTGAAAACGATACAAAGTTCCGTATTCAGCAATTGTGCAAGTCTGAAAACGTTCACCGTACCCAAAAACGTAGAACGCATCGCCTCCGGTGCTTTCAAGGGAGCGCAAGCTCTGGAAACCGTATTGTTCGAGGAACCGTCGGTTCTTACAAGCATCGGCAAAGGAGCATTTGCCGACTGCGGAATCACACATATCAAACTTCCCGAAAGCATAAAGTTGATTGAAGAACTGGCTTTCGACCATTGTACGAAACTCACGGAGATAGAGTTGCCCAAGAATCTCTTGGAAGTAAAGCAAGGAGCGTTCAATTTCTGCGAGAGTCTCCTGAAATTCATCGTCGCATCAGGCAACACAAAATACAGTACGCTTGACGGTATGCTCTGCGACATCAACAAAGAAGAACTGCAAGTGTTCCCTGCCGGAAAAGCCGACTCAAAATACACGCTCGTGCCTTACTTCAAGAAAGTCGCAGCCTACTGTTTCTATGGCAGCAACAAAGTTACCAATATCACATTCCCCAAGACGGTGACGGAAATAGGCACGCACGCCATTGCTCTTTGCAACAACCTGAAATCGCTCAGTTTCATGGGAGAGGAGAGTGTGCCAGAATTGAAAGCCGACATCATGTACCAATCCGGCAATCTTAAGGACGTCACCATTTATGTACGCAAGAAATGGTATGAGAGCAGTGACAACGACGCGACTGTGAATACTTATAACAGCAGATTCAAGGAGGTGCATCCTTCATTTGTAACAGAAGTGGGCTACGACCGCGGCACAGAGTTCTTCCCCACTTCCGTGAGCGACGTGGGTGTCATCAGTTTCTATAATGAGCGCACATCGGTTATCATAGAAAAGACAGCCAAAGAGCCGAACTATACCGACACGCGTGGCAAGACTTGGCAGGAGAAGGATTACACAGTCAGCAGCATTCTCGATTTCGCATACGAAAAGACCAACAAGGCGGAAGCCATCGTCTCGCTGGCAGATATGAGTTATGTCGGTATGAATTCCTTCAAGGGCAACAGCATCAAGGACGTTTATTTCGTAGGCGACACGCCGGGCTCACTCGGGTCTGTTGATTTCGAACAGCCTGACAGTTATCCGTTCAAGGAAAACCAAAATATTTATGTGAAACAAAGCAAAGTGCAGGCATATAAGGATAAATGGGAAGTAGCCAAGACCATAGGAGGCACAGAGAAGCACACGCTCAATATCACCCACAAGATACCGCAGACCACCAACAGCTACGGCGGCACGGTGTGCTTCCCGTTCGACGTGAAATATCCTTCCGGACAAGGCAGCAACGACATCAAGCCTTATGTGCCGAAGGACTACACCCACGCCTACGACACAAGCAATCCGTTCGTAAAGGCATACAGCGTGGACAACTACTATGTGCCAGCCTTTGTTGGTGCGCTCATACGCAGCAAGGAAGCCGTTACGGTGAATTCCTATTGCGAAATGGATGAAGCGCAAGCCCACGATAAGTCGGCATTGACTGCACTTGGCTATAGCGAGACAGACAACAACCGTATGATAGGTGCTGTGGAAGATACGCCAATCACCAATGAGACCGGCTATCAATACTATGCTTTCAGCAAGAGTCGGGGCAAATTCGTGCAACTCAAGAACGGCGCCACGTTCCCATACTTCAAGGCATATTTCCGAATGGCAAACAGCGCGTCGGCTCCTGCCAAAGGCTTCTGCATCGTGTTCGACGACGACAGCACCGTTACGGGCATCGACGGCATCATCGAAACAGGCAAGGACAGCGACAACGCGCCTTACTACAATCTCAGCGGCGTGCAGGTAAAGCCCACAAAAGGTGTTTATATCCACAACGGAAAGAAAGTAATCATCAAATAA
- a CDS encoding conjugal transfer protein TraO has product MRKLAFFLFVVSLALFAGQAHAQRCLPKMKGIRLTAGMAYGFYSASSKNETGYSFGASLATYTKGGHQWVFGVEYLRGYHPYRDSRIPVEQFTGEGGFFCNVLSDGSKTFFLSTGISALAGYETVNGGEKRLFDGSTLRNKDGFIYGGAVTLQTETYLTDRFVLLLYGRERCLWGGSTGRFHTQYGVGLKIMLD; this is encoded by the coding sequence ATGAGAAAGCTCGCATTTTTCCTGTTTGTCGTGTCGCTTGCCCTCTTTGCAGGGCAGGCGCACGCCCAACGCTGTCTGCCCAAGATGAAAGGCATACGCCTGACCGCAGGCATGGCGTACGGTTTTTATTCCGCTTCCTCAAAGAATGAGACAGGATACTCGTTCGGGGCTTCGCTTGCTACCTACACGAAAGGCGGACATCAATGGGTGTTCGGGGTGGAGTATCTCCGCGGATACCATCCTTATCGGGATAGCCGTATCCCTGTGGAACAGTTCACGGGCGAGGGAGGTTTCTTCTGTAACGTGCTTTCAGACGGAAGCAAGACCTTCTTCCTCTCCACCGGCATTTCCGCTTTGGCGGGTTATGAGACGGTCAATGGCGGAGAGAAACGGCTCTTTGACGGCTCGACGCTGCGCAATAAGGACGGCTTTATCTACGGTGGTGCCGTTACCTTGCAGACGGAGACCTATCTGACGGACAGATTCGTGTTACTGCTCTATGGCAGGGAGCGTTGCCTGTGGGGAGGCTCTACGGGACGTTTCCATACGCAGTACGGTGTCGGACTGAAAATCATGCTGGACTGA
- a CDS encoding toprim domain-containing protein, which yields MDVRQMREIPIVDFLNAMGIHPTRQKGNALWYSAPYRTERTPSFKVDIVKNVWFDFGTGKGGDIFDLAGEFIGSGDFLLRAAFIAKSGTCPLPALKQPQRSEKKEPVFNDIWVRPLQDAKLLGYLKERGVNAHVAIPNCEEVRYRVHGKRYYAIGFRNDAGGLELRNRFFKGCIPPKDISLKCNGSDVCSVFEGFMDYLSAMQLGIIASDRLVLNSVSNVEKAVRVLQGYERIECFLDNDEAGRRTFQRLHDCFGEKVIDRSFLYAEHKDLNEFLLFKNAENNV from the coding sequence ATGGACGTGCGACAGATGAGAGAAATCCCCATTGTGGACTTCCTGAACGCGATGGGGATTCATCCGACCAGACAGAAAGGAAACGCCTTGTGGTATTCCGCTCCGTACCGCACGGAGCGGACACCCTCCTTCAAAGTCGATATCGTCAAGAATGTCTGGTTCGATTTCGGGACGGGCAAAGGAGGTGATATCTTCGACTTGGCAGGAGAGTTTATCGGAAGCGGTGATTTCCTCCTGCGGGCGGCATTCATCGCCAAGAGCGGAACGTGTCCGCTGCCTGCTTTGAAACAACCGCAAAGAAGCGAAAAGAAAGAACCAGTCTTCAATGATATTTGGGTGCGACCGTTGCAGGATGCCAAACTGCTGGGCTACTTGAAAGAACGGGGTGTCAATGCCCACGTTGCCATACCCAACTGCGAGGAGGTTCGATACCGTGTGCATGGCAAACGGTACTATGCCATCGGCTTTCGTAACGATGCCGGAGGATTGGAGCTTCGCAACCGCTTCTTCAAGGGCTGCATACCGCCGAAGGATATTTCCTTGAAGTGTAACGGCTCGGACGTGTGTTCCGTTTTTGAGGGCTTTATGGATTATCTCTCCGCCATGCAACTCGGTATCATCGCTTCGGATAGGCTTGTCCTTAATTCCGTTTCCAACGTGGAGAAGGCAGTAAGAGTCTTGCAGGGCTATGAGAGGATAGAATGCTTCCTCGACAATGACGAGGCGGGGAGAAGGACTTTTCAGAGACTACACGACTGTTTCGGGGAGAAGGTCATCGACCGTTCCTTTCTGTATGCCGAGCATAAGGATTTGAATGAGTTTCTGCTTTTCAAGAATGCAGAGAACAATGTATAA
- a CDS encoding DUF3872 domain-containing protein has protein sequence MKKKILNTIWVMGVLALAGFCLSACNHELDIQQAYPFTVETMPVQKHIVKGQTAEIRCTLKRQGRFEDARYTIRYFQPDGSGRLKMDNGTVFKPNDRYPLTKEEFRLYYTSVSIDQQTIDVYVEDNFGQAEKLSFEFNSQRDEEKEKKNDEGKK, from the coding sequence ATGAAGAAGAAAATATTGAATACGATTTGGGTAATGGGAGTGCTTGCCCTCGCAGGGTTTTGTCTATCTGCTTGTAATCACGAGTTGGATATTCAGCAGGCGTACCCGTTCACGGTAGAGACAATGCCGGTGCAGAAGCATATTGTCAAGGGACAGACGGCGGAGATACGCTGCACGCTCAAACGGCAGGGGCGGTTTGAGGATGCACGCTATACCATTAGGTACTTTCAGCCCGATGGCAGTGGTAGATTGAAAATGGATAACGGTACAGTCTTCAAGCCCAATGACCGTTACCCGCTCACTAAAGAGGAGTTCAGGCTATATTACACCTCCGTTTCCATCGACCAGCAGACGATAGACGTGTATGTGGAGGATAATTTCGGACAGGCGGAAAAACTCTCGTTTGAGTTCAACAGCCAAAGGGACGAGGAAAAGGAGAAGAAAAATGATGAGGGTAAGAAGTAA
- a CDS encoding lysozyme, producing MRVRSKLVVLYLVCLSCLQLSAQEGGKALFSLPPFERAIVCIKHFEGLHTWKDYPYVGYGHRLLPGERFTAAMTERQADSLLRTDLMKRLMMFKDYGKDALLLAVLSYNVGVARLLGYGKYAKSRLLRKIELGDRNFYREFISFCRYKGKVLRGLVKRRKVEFALFYIP from the coding sequence ATGAGGGTAAGAAGTAAACTTGTCGTCTTGTACCTTGTCTGCCTTTCCTGCTTACAGCTTTCCGCTCAGGAGGGCGGAAAGGCTCTCTTTTCATTACCGCCGTTTGAGCGTGCCATTGTCTGCATCAAGCATTTTGAGGGCTTACATACTTGGAAAGATTACCCATATGTAGGCTATGGACATCGGCTTCTGCCCGGAGAGCGGTTCACGGCGGCGATGACGGAACGGCAGGCGGACTCCCTGCTTCGGACAGACCTGATGAAGCGTCTGATGATGTTCAAAGACTATGGGAAGGATGCCTTGCTTCTTGCCGTTCTGTCCTATAATGTCGGAGTGGCCAGATTGCTGGGATATGGGAAGTATGCCAAGAGCAGATTGCTACGAAAGATAGAATTGGGCGACAGGAATTTCTACCGCGAATTTATATCTTTCTGCCGATACAAGGGCAAAGTCCTCAGAGGATTGGTCAAACGGAGAAAGGTGGAGTTTGCCCTGTTTTATATTCCTTGA
- a CDS encoding LPD29 domain-containing protein codes for MKTSHFTNIGSLAELKRAYRRLALQYHPDRGGDITIMQQINLEFGKLYAVWKDRRDVSETLTGYENDYSDASAREYTEFVYNEYRWRGRNYKGQRVPEIADLIRTWLRETYPRYRFSVTRDGYGSIRIFLMSADFEPFAKDSGIIYHDVNQYHIDSDSVLTDRAREVLSNIRDFAMSYNYDNSDVMTDYFDTNFYLSLGIGKYNKPYKVVLPRLDCKGKKAEVFRHPEGKAHKAVRQALGKARFGFLDSHKFHGELILGEDTYSRTGERFFWPKTYSSAKTAQKRIDKLEQAGIRCELTGCGEGVIRFLGYTPVTEHQLETERQEYAEAYKAWQEKHQLQTV; via the coding sequence ATGAAAACGAGTCATTTCACAAATATCGGCAGCCTCGCGGAATTGAAGAGAGCATACCGCCGGCTGGCACTGCAATATCATCCCGACAGGGGAGGCGATATCACGATAATGCAGCAAATCAACCTTGAGTTCGGGAAACTATATGCAGTCTGGAAGGACAGGCGCGACGTTTCGGAAACATTGACAGGGTATGAGAACGACTACTCCGACGCATCCGCGCGGGAATATACCGAGTTCGTCTATAACGAATACAGGTGGAGAGGCAGGAACTACAAGGGCCAGCGCGTGCCGGAGATAGCAGACCTTATCCGCACATGGCTCAGGGAAACCTATCCTCGGTACCGCTTCTCCGTTACAAGGGACGGCTACGGCTCCATCAGGATTTTCCTCATGTCCGCGGACTTTGAGCCTTTCGCCAAGGACTCGGGCATCATATACCATGACGTGAACCAATATCACATTGACTCCGACTCCGTCCTTACCGACCGTGCCAGGGAGGTGCTGTCGAACATCCGTGACTTTGCCATGTCCTACAATTATGACAACAGCGACGTCATGACCGACTATTTCGACACCAATTTCTATCTTTCACTGGGAATCGGGAAATACAACAAGCCGTACAAGGTAGTCCTGCCCAGACTTGATTGCAAGGGGAAGAAAGCCGAAGTGTTCAGGCATCCCGAAGGCAAGGCGCACAAGGCGGTAAGGCAGGCACTGGGAAAGGCGCGTTTCGGCTTTCTGGACAGCCATAAATTCCACGGAGAGCTGATACTCGGAGAAGACACCTACAGCCGTACCGGCGAACGTTTCTTCTGGCCAAAGACCTATTCAAGTGCGAAAACGGCACAAAAGCGGATAGACAAGCTGGAACAGGCAGGCATACGGTGTGAGCTGACCGGCTGCGGGGAGGGAGTAATCCGTTTCCTCGGCTATACTCCTGTAACTGAACATCAACTGGAAACAGAGCGGCAGGAATATGCCGAGGCATATAAGGCCTGGCAGGAAAAACATCAATTACAAACCGTATAA
- a CDS encoding HU family DNA-binding protein: MAFYKKVQMKVNGKWYPKSVLVGSAITTEQVSKRVAAESTVSPADVRAVLTALGGVMGDYMAQGRSVKLDGIGSFYFTAATNNNGVDTEKEVTAALINGVRVRFIPETRFKGGGTRATGGGRRAVRGLTDVDIEWEEWKGKVDADESGSSGGDENLLP; encoded by the coding sequence ATGGCATTCTACAAGAAAGTACAAATGAAAGTGAACGGAAAGTGGTATCCCAAGTCCGTTCTCGTAGGCTCTGCCATCACGACGGAGCAGGTTTCCAAGCGTGTGGCAGCCGAATCCACCGTAAGCCCTGCCGATGTACGGGCCGTACTCACGGCGTTGGGCGGTGTGATGGGCGACTATATGGCGCAGGGTCGCTCCGTGAAACTCGACGGCATTGGCTCGTTCTACTTCACGGCGGCGACGAACAATAACGGTGTCGATACAGAAAAGGAAGTAACCGCTGCGCTCATCAACGGCGTGCGCGTTCGCTTCATCCCCGAAACCCGCTTCAAGGGAGGCGGCACACGAGCCACCGGCGGCGGTCGCCGTGCCGTGCGCGGCCTAACAGATGTGGACATCGAGTGGGAGGAATGGAAAGGCAAGGTAGATGCCGACGAATCCGGCTCGTCGGGCGGTGACGAGAATCTCCTTCCGTAA